A DNA window from Camelina sativa cultivar DH55 chromosome 13, Cs, whole genome shotgun sequence contains the following coding sequences:
- the LOC104737993 gene encoding uncharacterized protein LOC104737993 isoform X2 — MIKKQKMRKNANLLVLSLIFMFFFCGLSSVSAKPPPVKIVSGLVTNVASMLWKWLWSLQTSTTTTTTTKSGVSSRSMVKYESGYNIETVFDGSKLGIEPYAIEVSSNGGELIVLDSENSNIHKISMPLSRYGKPKLVSGSQEGYTGHVDGKLKEAKMNRPRGLAIDGSGNIYVADTNNMVIRKISDDGVSTIAAGGRWSGGSKEESMRFSDDFDLIYVSSSCSLLVIDRGNQMIREIQLHDHDCSHQEPDTDDSLHLGTALLVAAMFFGYMFALLVRRVRSLFSWSRHDSKKYVAKQNMKMAPYQRYPRPVRQPLIPPQHEPEKEEGFLGSLGKLVVKTGSSVSEMMSGSRNVIPPNFHQYHHQQEQNQWPVQESFAIPEEDGPPALEPRSGTNPDKPYLRAQSTNQNRSYYQDYDQYQNQQKRNANDATSFEDNREKNEIVFGAVQEQDGRREAMVIKAVDFNEAVNDQRNLRPRINYMGYSSQVY, encoded by the exons atgataaaaaaacaaaagatgaggAAAAATGcaaatttgttggttttgtctctaattttcatgtttttcttttgtgggtTATCCTCAGTTTCAGCTAAACCTCCTCCTGTTA AGATTGTAAGTGGACTTGTGACAAATGTAGCATCAATGCTCTGGAAATGGTTATGGTCTCTTCAAACATCAACAACCACAACGACCACCACAAAATCTG GTGTTTCTAGTCGTTCCATGGTGAAATATGAAAGTGGATATAACATAGAGACAGTGTTTGATGGAAGTAAGCTTGGGATTGAGCCCTATGCAATTGAAGTTTCTTCTAATGGTGGAGAGCTTATTGTCTTGGATTCTGAAAACAGTAATATCCACAAAATATCCATGCCTCTTTCTAGAT ATGGTAAACCAAAGCTAGTCTCTGGTTCACAAGAAGGCTACACAGGACACGTCGATGGGAAGctcaaagaagcaaaaatgaaTCGTCCTCGAGGATTAGCTATCGACGGCAGTGGGAACATCTACGTCGCAGATACTAACAATATGGTCATACGCAAGATCAGCGACGACG GAGTCTCAACCATCGCCGCTGGAGGAAGATGGAGCGGTGGATCTAAAGAAGAGTCGATGAGATTCTCTGATGACTTTGATTTGATATACGTCTCTTCAAGCTGCTCTCTTTTAGTCATTGATCGAGGGAATCAAATGATTAGAGAGATTCAGCTTCACGATCACGACTGCTCTCATCAAGAACCTGACACTGATGATAGTCTCCATCTTG GAACCGCTTTGCTCGTAGCTGCTATGTTCTTTGGATATATGTTTGCATTATTAGTACGTAGAGTACGATCGTTGTTCTCTTGGTCACGTCAT GATAGTAAAAAGTATGTAGCAAAACAGAACATGAAAATGGCTCCATATCAACGCTATCCAAGACCGGTTCGACAACCCTTAATCCCACCTCAACACGAACCggaaaaggaagaaggattTCTCGGTTCGCTTGGAAAGCTAGTGGTGAAAACCGGTTCTTCGGTTTCCGAGATGATGTCCGGTTCTAGAAATGTAATCCCACCAAACTTTCATCAGTACCACCATCAGCAAGAACAGAATCAGTGGCCGGTACAAGAGAGCTTTGCTATACCAGAAGAAGATGGACCACCGGCCTTAGAACCACGATCAG GTACAAATCCGGATAAACCATACCTTAGAGCACaatcaacaaaccaaaaccgGTCTTATTACCAAGACTATGACCAATACCAAAACCAGCAGAAACGAAACGCCAACGATGCGACGTCGTTCGAAGACAACCGAGAGAAGAACGAGATCGTGTTTGGGGCAGTTCAGGAGCAGGACGGTCGCCGAGAAGCAATGGTGATCAAGGCCGTTGATTTCAACGAAGCCGTGAACGATCAGCGAAATCTACGTCCTAGAATTAATTATATGGGATACTCTTCTCAAGTTTACTGA
- the LOC104737993 gene encoding uncharacterized protein LOC104737993 isoform X1 has product MIKKQKMRKNANLLVLSLIFMFFFCGLSSVSAKPPPVKIVSGLVTNVASMLWKWLWSLQTSTTTTTTTKSGVSSRSMVKYESGYNIETVFDGSKLGIEPYAIEVSSNGGELIVLDSENSNIHKISMPLSRYGKPKLVSGSQEGYTGHVDGKLKEAKMNRPRGLAIDGSGNIYVADTNNMVIRKISDDGVSTIAAGGRWSGGSKEESMRFSDDFDLIYVSSSCSLLVIDRGNQMIREIQLHDHDCSHQEPDTDDSLHLGTALLVAAMFFGYMFALLVRRVRSLFSWSRHDSKKYVAKQNMKMAPYQRYPRPVRQPLIPPQHEPEKEEGFLGSLGKLVVKTGSSVSEMMSGSRNVIPPNFHQYHHQQEQNQWPVQESFAIPEEDGPPALEPRSGTNPDKPYLRAQSTNQNRSYYQDYDQYQNQQKRNANDATSFEDNREKNEIVFGAVQEQDGRREAMVIKAVDFNEAVNDQRNLRPRINYMGYSSQVY; this is encoded by the exons atgataaaaaaacaaaagatgaggAAAAATGcaaatttgttggttttgtctctaattttcatgtttttcttttgtgggtTATCCTCAGTTTCAGCTAAACCTCCTCCTGTTA AGATTGTAAGTGGACTTGTGACAAATGTAGCATCAATGCTCTGGAAATGGTTATGGTCTCTTCAAACATCAACAACCACAACGACCACCACAAAATCTG GTGTTTCTAGTCGTTCCATGGTGAAATATGAAAGTGGATATAACATAGAGACAGTGTTTGATGGAAGTAAGCTTGGGATTGAGCCCTATGCAATTGAAGTTTCTTCTAATGGTGGAGAGCTTATTGTCTTGGATTCTGAAAACAGTAATATCCACAAAATATCCATGCCTCTTTCTAGAT ATGGTAAACCAAAGCTAGTCTCTGGTTCACAAGAAGGCTACACAGGACACGTCGATGGGAAGctcaaagaagcaaaaatgaaTCGTCCTCGAGGATTAGCTATCGACGGCAGTGGGAACATCTACGTCGCAGATACTAACAATATGGTCATACGCAAGATCAGCGACGACG GAGTCTCAACCATCGCCGCTGGAGGAAGATGGAGCGGTGGATCTAAAGAAGAGTCGATGAGATTCTCTGATGACTTTGATTTGATATACGTCTCTTCAAGCTGCTCTCTTTTAGTCATTGATCGAGGGAATCAAATGATTAGAGAGATTCAGCTTCACGATCACGACTGCTCTCATCAAGAACCTGACACTGATGATAGTCTCCATCTTG GAACCGCTTTGCTCGTAGCTGCTATGTTCTTTGGATATATGTTTGCATTATTAGTACGTAGAGTACGATCGTTGTTCTCTTGGTCACGTCAT GATAGTAAAAAGTATGTAGCAAAACAGAACATGAAAATGGCTCCATATCAACGCTATCCAAGACCGGTTCGACAACCCTTAATCCCACCTCAACACGAACCggaaaaggaagaaggattTCTCGGTTCGCTTGGAAAGCTAGTG GTGAAAACCGGTTCTTCGGTTTCCGAGATGATGTCCGGTTCTAGAAATGTAATCCCACCAAACTTTCATCAGTACCACCATCAGCAAGAACAGAATCAGTGGCCGGTACAAGAGAGCTTTGCTATACCAGAAGAAGATGGACCACCGGCTTTAGAACCACGATCAGGTACAAATCCGGATAAACCATACCTTAGAGCACaatcaacaaaccaaaaccgGTCTTATTACCAAGACTATGACCAATACCAAAACCAGCAGAAACGAAACGCCAACGATGCGACGTCGTTCGAAGACAACCGAGAGAAGAACGAGATCGTGTTTGGGGCAGTTCAGGAGCAGGACGGTCGCCGAGAAGCAATGGTGATCAAGGCCGTTGATTTCAACGAAGCCGTGAACGATCAGCGAAATCTACGTCCTAGAATTAATTATATGGGATACTCTTCTCAAGTTTACTGA